A part of Drosophila bipectinata strain 14024-0381.07 chromosome 3L, DbipHiC1v2, whole genome shotgun sequence genomic DNA contains:
- the Dscam4 gene encoding cell adhesion molecule Dscam1 isoform X6 → MDLHSLFKAILILYVIRAETSQIVNGLDLQGPIFLHEPPHRVEFSNNSGGLIECSGHGSPPPEVEWTPIPPQQDMVFQLSNGSMMFYPFTAEKYRHEVHATVYRCKLRNLVGTVLSREVHVRGVVNQKYAVQVHDEYVMTGNTAVLKCQVPSYMSEFVMVTAWVQDTGMHLYPNTDIGGKYTVLSNGELYINNAGPNDAYKSYTCRTVNRLTGEIQISTYPGRIIVTEPKGMVQPRINVEKHSMRHVVLNGQTTLPCIAQGHPVPTYRWFKEENEQLLPLQLSERITIVSAGLLKITKARLEDSGKYLCWVNNTAGEETIQVSLTVTAPLTAHLQPQVQTVDVDKDAQFQCIVSGHPVHDVNWLHDGKPILRDNRVEILTDPPRLIIKKVQKEDPGMYQCFVSNEWEQIESTAELQLGDASPELLYWFSEQTLQPGPTVSLKCVATGNPLPQFTWSLDGFPIPDSSRFLVGQYVTIHDDVISHVNISNVKEEDGGEYTCTAQNAIGKVSHSAKVNIYGLPYIREMPKITGISGSDLIVKCPVAGYPIDKIHWERDGQTLPINRRQRAYNNGTLIIEQLQRLEDAGTYTCMAQNKQKQTSRRNVEIQVLVPPKIMPIQAMTNMLREGMRAAISCQILEGDLPVSFRWERNGKPLIGTGNEVVRRLDEYSASLVIEHIASDHSGNYTCIASNVAGTERFTVPLTVNVPPKWILEPKDSSAQAGTDVLLHCQSSGYPKPTITWKKAIGPTPGEYKDFLYEPTVQLFPNGTIFFKKISKESQGHFLCEAKNSIGSGVSKVIFLKVNVPAHFQTKSKQISVAKGKQVHVQCNVQGDNPIDFKWKIQATQQYLDESLDSRYTIRDQVLDDGMVSELGISHTYRQDTGIYICQASNAFGQDEMSIQLIVQEVPEQPKNLRINSQQSRSLQLTWSQPFAGNSPIEEYHIYYKQISDIWQNAEHLTIAGGQTVVNIQQLRPAKAYHIRMSAENKLGASEFSEVVQVTTLEEVPSGPPLTVRAEPKSSTEISVTWDAPERDHWNGILLGYYVGYQMSLTPEDKEVNPTQGFSFKTVEVRTHFGGETVLGNLNKFTQYHVIVQAYTSQGSGPPSKEIAVQTMEDVPSSPPESPQCDVLGSTSIYITWSPPDIDGQNGKIKGYKVFYISVDELYETDPEVVKSTNQYVTIENLRKYTNYTVWVLAYTKVGDGMKTKPFYCRTHEDDGLHLLHVHAGGWTGGGHPQATPGTLRRDARDGPHPGIGHLPVLANCLHENGRGREDPGGHRASQQ, encoded by the exons ATGCAAACTGCGCAATTTGGTGGGCACGGTGCTCAGTCGGGAGGTTCACGTGCGCGGCG TCGTCAACCAGAAGTACGCGGTCCAGGTGCACGACGAATACGTGATGACGGGAAACACGGCGGTGCTAAAGTGTCAG GTGCCCAGCTATATGTCGGAATTCGTAATGGTCACCGCCTGGGTGCAGGACACCGGGATGCACCTATACCCGAACACGGACATCGGCGGCAAGTACACGGTGCTATCGAACGGCGAATTGTACATAAATAATGCGGGGCCCAATGATGCGTACAAAAGCTACACATGCCGCACTGTAAATAGACTGACAG GTGAAATACAAATTTCCACATATCCCGGCCGCATTATTGTAACCGAGCCCAAGGGCATGGTACAGCCGCGCATCAACGTGGAGAAGCATTCGATGCGACATGTTGTCCTTAATGGCCAAACAACGTTGCCGTGCATAGCTCAAGGACATCCGGTGCCAACATATCG TTGGTTCAAGGAGGAGAACGAGCAGCTCCTGCCGCTGCAGCTCAGCGAACGCATCACCATCGTATCCGCCGGGCTCCTCAAAATCACCAAG GCACGTCTCGAGGATAGTGGAAAATATTTGTGCTGGGTGAACAATACGGCGGGCGAGGAGACCATACAGGTGTCGCTAACGGTGACAG CTCCTTTGACGGCACACCTGCAGCCACAGGTGCAGACGGTCGACGTCGATAAGGATGCCCAATTCCAATGCATTGTCTCGGGCCATCCGGTCCACGATGTCAACTGGCTGCACGACGGCAAGCCCATTCTCAGGGATAATAGGGTAGAG ATCCTTACCGACCCACCGCGACTGATCATTAAAAAAGTGCAAAAGGAGGATCCCGGAATGTACCAGTGCTTCGTTTCAAATGAATGGGAGCAGATTGAATCGACTGCGGAACTGCAATTGGGCG ATGCTTCGCCGGAACTGCTTTATTGGTTTTCGGAGCAGACGCTGCAGCCGGGTCCGACGGTGTCATTGAAGTGCGTCGCCACCGGAAATCCACTGCCTCAATTTACATGGTCCCTGGACGGATTTCCG ATACCAGACAGCTCGCGCTTTTTAGTGGGTCAATATGTTACCATCCACGACGATGTCATCAGCCACGTGAATATATCAAACGTCAAGGAGGAGGACGGCGGGGAGTACACCTGCACGGCCCAGAATGCAATTGGCAA AGTATCGCACAGCGCCAAAGTGAACATCTATGGACTGCCTTATATTCGCGAAATGCCAAAAATAACCGGAATCTCTGGCTCTGATTTGATTGTTAAATGTCCCGTGGCTGGTTACCCCATCGATAAAATTCACTGGGAGCGAG ATGGCCAAACGTTGCCCATAAATCGCCGGCAGCGTGCCTACAACAATGGCACCTTAATTATCGAGCAACTGCAGCGCCTGGAGGATGCGGGCACGTACACGTGCATGGCCCAGAACAAACAGAAGCAGACCTCCCGCCGGAATGTCGAGATCCAGGTCCTGG TGCCGCCGAAAATAATGCCCATCCAGGCGATGACGAACATGCTGCGGGAGGGCATGCGGGCAGCCATATCCTGCCAGATCCTAGAGGGCGACCTGCCGGTCAGCTTTCGCTGGGAGCGCAATGGCAAGCCCCTCATTGGAACGGG CAACGAAGTGGTTCGTCGCCTGGACGAATACTCGGCCAGCTTGGTAATCGAACACATAGCCTCCGATCATTCTGGGAACTATACTTGCATCGCTAGCAACGTGGCAGGCACTGAGCGATTCACCGTGCCACTCACCGTAAATGTGCCGCCAAAGTGGATCCTGGAGCCAAAGGACTCAAGCGCCCAGGCTGGCACAGATGTCCTGCTGCATTGTCAGTCTTCGGGCTATCCCAAGCCCACTATTACCTGGAAGAAAGCCATTGGACCCACGCCCGGCGAGTACAAGGACTTCCTGTACGAGCCCACGGTTCAGCTATTCCCCAACGGCACCATCTTCTTTAAAAAGATTAGTAAGGAGTCGCAAGGGCACTTTCTGTGCGAGGCCAAAAACAGTATTGGATCCGGAGTGAGCAAGGTCAtctttttaaaagttaatg TTCCTGCCCACTTTCAGACGAAATCAAAGCAAATCTCGGTGGCCAAAGGCAAGCAAGTCCATGTTCAGTGCAACGTTCAGGGCGACAATCCCATCGACTTCAAATGGAAAATCCAGGCAACGCAGCAGTATCTCGACGAATCACTGGATTCTCG CTACACAATAAGAGATCAAGTGCTCGACGACGGCATGGTCTCCGAATTGGGCATTTCGCACACATATCGCCAGGATACGGGCATTTATATCTGTCAGGCGAGCAATGCCTTCGGACAG GACGAGATGTCCATCCAGCTCATCGTGCAGGAGGTACCCGAGCAGCCAAAGAACCTGCGCATCAACTCGCAGCAGTCCCGCAGCCTGCAGCTCACCTGGAGCCAACCTTTTGCCGGGAACAGTCCCATCGAGGAGTACCACATCTACTACAAGCAGATTTCAG ACATTTGGCAAAATGCTGAGCACTTGACCATAGCTGGAGGCCAGACTGTGGTCAACATCCAGCAACTGCGTCCGGCCAAAGCCTACCACATCCGCATGTCGGCGGAGAACAAGCTAGGCGCCTCCGAATTCTCGGAAGTGGTCCAGGTGACCACGCTGGAAGAGGTGCCCTCCGGACCGCCATTGACTGTGCGAGCGGAGCCGAAGAGCTCCACGGAAATCTCGGTGACCTGGGACGCACCGGAACGGGACCACTGGAACGGCATACTGTTGGGCTACTATGTGGGCTACCAGATGTCACTGACGCCCGAGGACAAGGAGGTGAATCCCACCCAGGGCTTCAGTTTCAAGACCGTCGAGGTGCGAACCCATTTCGGGGGCGAGACGGTGCTCGGTAACCTCAACAAGTTTACCCAGTACCATGTCATTGTCCAGGCCTACACAAGCCAAGGCAGTGGACCGCCCAGCAAGGAGATTGCCGTGCAAACAATGGAGGACG TACCCTCGTCGCCACCAGAATCGCCGCAATGCGATGTCCTGGGCTCCACATCGATTTATATCACCTGGTCTCCACCGGACATTGACGGGCAAAATGGTAAAATCAAGGGCTACAAAGTGTTTTACATTTCGGTCGATGAGCTCTACG AAACCGATCCGGAGGTTGTCAAGTCAACAAATCAATACGTCACCATCGAGAATCTGCGCAAATACACGAACTACACGGTCTGGGTTTTGGCTTACACCAAAGTAGGCGATGGCATGAAAACCAAACCGTTTTATTGCCGCACCCACGAGGATG ACGGGCTACACCTTCTACATGTCCATGCTGGAGGGTGGACGGGAGGAGGGCACCCACAAGCGACTCCTGGGACCCTACGTAGAGATGCACGAGACGGTCCGCACCCAGGAATCGGCCACTTACCAGTTCTGGCTAACTGCCTCCACGAAAACGGGCGAGGGCGAGAAGACCCAGGTGGTCACCGTGCCTCCCAACAATAA